GACGTGCGCACCGTCATGTCCGAAATGGGCCTGGCGATGATGGGTACCGGTACCGCCCGTGGCGATGACCGCGCCCAGGCCGCCGCCGAATCGGCCATCCAGAACCCGCTGCTGGACGACGTGAACCTGGCCGGTGCCAACGGCATCCTGGTCAACATCACCGCCGGCGCCGACTTCACCATGGCCGAGTTCGACGAGATCGGCCGTACCATCGACGGCTTCGCGTCCGAAGACGCCACCGTGGTGGTCGGCACCGTGCTCGACCCGGACATGCAGGACGAAGTGCGCGTGACCGTGGTGGCCACCGGCCTGAACCGCGTGTCGGCCAGCAAGACCCAGCGTCCGGGCGAGCGTGCGCCGATCAAGCTGGTCCGCAACGCCACCACCGGCCAGCCGGAGTTCGGCGACTTCGACAACGGCGGCGATGCCGTGTCCAAGGCCGTCGGCGGCATGGGCCTGGGCCTGCGTCGCGCCAGCAGCGATACCGCGGCCGCTTCGACCCCGTCGGCCCCGGCCTCTTCGGCCCCGGCTGCAGCGGAACTGCCGAACGACTACCTGGACATCCCGGCGTTCCTGCGCCGCCAGGCGGACTGAGCGGCGCGGCCCGGGGTTGTCCTCCCCGGGTTGCGCCACCATGTCCTGAAAACGCGGGCGCCGGGCCAGGATGGGCCCGGCCGCCTTGCTTCATGTGCGCCCCATTGGCGCGCCGGTGTGTCCTGCCTGCCTTTCAGCCGGGGTAGGGGACCGCGCGTGTTAATCTAATGTGTCACTTCCGGTCCATCCCCCATGATCCAGCAACGCACCCTCAAGAACACGATCCGCGCCACCGGCGTTGGCCTGCACAGCGGTGACAAGGTCTACATGACCCTGCGCCCGGCACCGGTCAACCATGGCATCGTGTTCCGTCGCGTGGACCTGGACCCGGTCGTGGAAGTGCCGGCCAAGGCCGAGCTGGTCACCGAAGTGACCCTGTGCACCGGCCTGACCTGCAACGACGCCAAGATCCAGACCGTCGAACACCTGATGTCGGCGCTGGCCGGCCTGGGTGTGGACAACATCATCGTTGAACTGTCCTCGGCCGAGCTGCCGATCATGGACGGTTCGGCCGGCCCGTTCGTGTTCCTGCTGCAGTCGGCGGGCATCGTGGAGCAGGATGCGCCCAAGCGCTTCATCCGCGTGCTGAAGACCGTGGAAGTGACCGAGGGCGACAAGGTGGCCCGCTTCACCCCCTACGAGGGCTACAAGCTGGGATTCACCATCCAGTTCGACCACCCGATGATCCCGGCCAAGCAGTCGCGCCAGGAAATCGAGTTCTCGACGCTGGCCTACACCAAGGAAATCTCCCGCGCCCGCACGTTCGGCTTCATGCGCGACCTGGAATACATGCGCGAGCGCAACCTGGGCCTGGGCGGTTCGATGGACAATGCAATCGTGCTGGACGAATTCCGCGTGCTCAACGAAGACGGCCTGCGTTACGCCGACGAATTCGTGCGCCACAAGATCCTCGACGCGATCGGCGACCTTTATCTGGCCGGTGGCCAGGTGCTGGGCGCTTACGAGGGCTTCAAGTCGGGCCACGCGCTCAACAACAAGCTGGTGCGCGCGCTGATGGCCGACGCCACGGCCTGGGAATGGGTCAGCTTCGACTCGCCGGCCACGCCGGATCCGGTCGAATACGCCACGCCGGCCTACGCCTGATTCTTGCAGGTTGTTGAATTGAAAGAAAAAAGCGCCGCCTGAAAGGGCGGCGTTGTTGTTTCCGCAACGCGCACCGCATTCAGCATGCTTGACCGCCGCCAGGGCCGGTTCGAGGTCACGGTTTTGTGAACCTGTTGGATCGGAAGCCTGAATTTAACGCGGTTTTAACAACAATCTAACGACAGCCCCCCGGATGGCAGCTAGGATGCGACCCGGCCCCCGAAATGTTTCACGCCGTGGTGACACGCGCGACGGGGAGCGGAGCCGGATGCTCCGTTGTCGTCAGGACCGCTTCTTCAGCTTCGAAGGAACGTCCTGCAGGCAAGCCAAGGCGTCGCGTAGCCCTTTGTGCGTGGCGGCTGAAACTGCGTGGGGGCCATTCCGGTTGTCGATCGCTGGGGAGCGTGAGGGAGTGGTGGACGCAGTCTTGATGGTCACCCTGGTGGCCTTCAGCCCGATGGAACGGGCCGCGTCGAGCAACTGGGCTTCGGCAAGCCGCAACTTGGCATGCCAGACCGGGGACTCGACGAGAAAAACGAGGTGTTCCCCGTCCACATTGGCCAGCCGGCAACGGCTGCGCAGAGGTGGCGGCAACTGGGGGCGCAACTGACGGTCCAGCGCGTCGAGCCACAAGGCACGCCGCAGCGGGTTCCCGCTTTTGTCCGCCATCACCGCATCCAGCGCCGGCTTCGGCACTGACGCGGGGCGAACGCTGGATTTCGGCTCAGACATGAAAACTCACTGATGGCATTCAAAAAGATCGTAATCAAAACGCGTGAAGGACAGGCCAAATCGTCGCCGATCACGCGTTTGCGGTTCTATTTCGAGGACCGCCCCCGCGCCCTGCTGGGCAGCGTGCTCGGGGTAGGCTGCATTATCGGCCTTGCTGGCGGCATTGGCGCCAGCGCGCTGAATGATTCCCGGCTGCAGGCCAAGGTCGAGCGCCAGGATGCGGAGCTGGCCAAGGTCAAGCGCGATGCGCAGACCCAGGTCAATGCACTCGCGGCCCGCCTCGGCGAGCTGCAGGCGCAGGCCACCCGCCTCAACGCGCTGGGCGAACGGCTGACCCAGATGGGCAAGCTGGAAGACGGCGAATTCGATTTCAACGAGACGCCTGGCCTCGGTGATGGCGATGCCGGCGGCCCGACCAGCGACATCCCGGTCAAGGACGTCAACGCCGACTTACAGGTGCTGGAGCAGCGCTTCGCTGCTTCAGGCCGCCAGTTGTCGGTGATGGAATCGCTGATGTTCGACCACCAGCTGCAGCAGAACGCCGTGCCCTCGCGCATGCCGATCCGCAACAGCTACGTGACCTCCGGCTTCGGCACCCGTGCTGACCCGTTCGGCCGCGGCGCCGCCACCCACAAGGGCATGGATTTCCACGCCAAGGTCGGTGACCCGGTGATGGCCGTGGCCGAAGGCGTGGTCAGCTTCGCCGGTGTGAAGGGCGGCTATGGCAACGTGGTCGACGTCGACCATGGCAATGGCTATGTCACCCGCTACGCGCACAATTCGCGCCTGGTGGTGAAGGTCGGCGATCTGGTCCGTGCCGGGCAGGAAGTTGCCAAGGCAGGCTCCACCGGTCGTTCGACCGGCGCCCACGTGCACTTCGAGGTGTGGGAAAACGGCAACGTGGTCAACCCGCGCAAGTTCCTCGGCGACGGCGGCAACACGCCGGTCGGCCGCGTCAGCCGGGGTTGATTCCAGGCCTGGGGTCAGAGCCCATTCGCCATGGTGAATGGGATCCGACCCCGATCGAGCACGGGGGCGGATCCCTTCCGCAACGCGGAACGGCCCTGACCCCCTCTCCAAAGGGTTGAAACCTCAGCCGCCCGTCCCAAGCTACAATGGGTGTTGCCATCGACAGGGCGCCAGGCGCCCTGTTTCGTTTGCGGCGGACGGATCCCAAGGGGGAGGCCGGGCGTCGTGTCCATCCAACCCGGTTCCTTCAATGATCAACAGCCTGCTTACCCGCGTATTTGGCAGTCGTAACGAACGACAGCTGCGCCAGCTCAACCGCATCGTCGCCAAGATCAATGCGCTGGAGCCGGAGATCGAGAAGCTTTCCGACGAGCAGCTTCAGGCCAAGACGCCGGAGTTCAAGCAGCGCATCGCTGGCGGTGAAGCCCTGGACAAGGTGCTGCCGGAAGCGTTCGCGGTCTGCCGCGAAGCCGGCCGCCGCGTGCTGGGCATGCGCCACTATGACGTGCAGCTGATCGGCGGCATGGTGCTTCACCTGGGCAAGATCGCAGAAATGCGCACCGGTGAAGGCAAGACCCTGGTGGCGACCCTGCCGGTGTACCTCAACGCGCTGGAAGGCAAGGGCGTGCACGTGGTCACCGTGAACGACTACCTGGCCCGCCGCGACGCCGCGCAGATGGGCAAGCTGTACAACTGGCTGGGCCTGAGCGTGGGCGTGGTGTACCCGGGCATGCCGCACAGCGACAAGCGCGAAGCCTATGCCGCCGACATCACCTACGGCACCAACAACGAATTCGGTTTCGACTACCTGCGCGACAACATGGCGCTGTCCAAGGCCGACCGCTACCAGCGCAGCCTGCACTACGCCATCGTCGACGAAGTCGACTCCATCCTGATCGACGAAGCGCGTACCCCGCTGATCATCTCCGGCCCGGCCGACGATTCCCCGGAGCTGTACATCCGCGTCAACCGTGTCGTGCCGCACCTGGTCAAGCAGGAAGTGGAAGACGGCGAAGGCGACTTCTGGGTAGACGAGAAGGGCAAGCAGGTGCACCTGTCCGAAGCGGGCATGGAGCACGCCGAGCAGCTGCTGGTGGAAGCCGGCATCCTCGACGGCGAGACCGAAGGCCTGTACGCGGCGCAGAACCTGACCGTGGTCCACCACCTCAACGCCGCCCTGCGCGCTCACGCCATCTACCAGCGTGACGTGGACTACATCGTGCGCGACGGCGAAGTGGTCATCGTCGATGAGTTCACCGGTCGCACCCTGGCCGGCCGCCGCTGGTCCGATGGCCTGCACCAGGCGGTGGAAGCGAAGGAAGGCGTGCCGGTCCAGCGCGAGAACCAGACGCTGGCGAGCATCACCTTCCAGAACCTGTTCCGCATGTACAAGAAGCTGTCCGGCATGACCGGTACGGCCGACACTGAAGCATTCGAGTTCCAGAGCATCTACGGCCTGGAAGTGGTGGTGATCCCGACCAACCGTCCGACCATCCGCAAGGACAGCCCGGACCAGGTGTTCCTCAACCGCAAGGGCAAGTTCAATGCGGTGCTGGCCGACATCGAAGAGTGCGCCAAGCGCGGCCAGCCGGTGCTGGTGGGTACCACCTCGATCGAAACCTCGGAAATGCTGTCCGAGCACCTGCGCAAGGCGGGCGTGAAGCACGAAGTGCTCAACGCCAAGCAGCATGATCGCGAAGCGACCATCGTCGCCAATGCCGGTCGTCCGGCAGCCGTGACCATCGCCACCAACATGGCCGGTCGTGGTACCGACATCGTGCTGGGCGGTTCGCTGGAAGCGGAAATCCACGAGCTGGGCGAAGGCGCGACCGACGAGCAGAAGGCGGCGGTCAAGGCCGAATGGCAGAAGCGCCATGACGCGGTGAAGGCTGCGGGCGGCCTGCACATCGTCGGCACCGAGCGCCACGAGTCCCGCCGTATCGACAACCAGCTGCGTGGCCGTTCGGGCCGCCAAGGTGACCCGGGTTCGTCCCGCTTCTACCTGTCGCTGGAAGACAACCTGATGCGCATCTTCGCCTCCGACTGGGTGCAGAAGGCCATGCGCATGATGGGCATGAAGGAAGACGACGTCATCGAGGACCGCCTGGTCAGCCGCCAGATCGAGAAGGCGCAGCGCAAGGTCGAGGCCCACAACTTCGACATCCGCAAGAACCTGCTGGACTTCGACGACGTCAACAACGACCAGCGCAAGGTGATCTACGCCCAGCGCGACGAGCTGCTGGATGCCGAGTCGGTGAAGGCCAACGTCGATGGCATCCGCGACGACGTGATCTTCGATGTGGTCGCCCGTTTCGTGCCGCCGAACTCGATCGACGAGCAGTGGGACCTGCGTGGCCTGGAGGCGACCCTGGAGTCGGACTTCGGCCTGCAGATGTCGCTGACCGACCTGGTCAAGGAACACGAGGAACTGGACGCCGAAGCCATCGCCGCCAAGGTGCAGGAACGCGTGAACCAGCACTTCGCAGAGAAGGAAGCCGGCGTGGGCGAAGAGACCATGCGCGCGCTGGAGAAGCACGTGATGCTGACCGTGCTGGACCAGAGCTGGAAGGAGCACCTGGCCCGCATGGACTACCTGCGCCAGGGCATCTACCTGCGTGGTTATGCGCAGAAGCAGCCGAAGCAGGAATACAAGAAGGAAGCCTTCGAGCTGTTCTCGGACATGCTGGAAAACGTCAAGCGCGAAGTGGTGACCCTGCTGTCGCGCGTGCGCATCCGCAGCGACGAGGAAGTGCAGGCGCTGGAAGCGGCCGAACGCCAGCAGGTGGAAGCCCGCCTGAGCCAGTCGCAGTTCCGGCACCAGGACGCCGGCAGCTACAGCGCCGACGAGGAAGCGGCGCAGGTGGAGGCCGAGCGCCAGGGTGTGGCACAGCTGCAGCGCGATGAGCCGAAGATCGGTCGCAATGATCCCTGCCCGTGCGGCAGTGGCAAGAAGTACAAGCACTGCCACGGCCAGCTGAGCTGATCCCGAAGAGCCCCGCGAAAGCGGGGCTTTTCCTTTGCGGCGCCTGATTCTGGCCGGATCCGCGATTGCGCGGGTCGCCCTGTTCTGGGCATGCTTCCCCCATGCCTTCCCCGACCCGATCGATCCATGTCGTGGCCGCCGTCATCACCGACGCGCGTGGCCGCGTCCTGCTCAACCGCCGAACCGAGAACCGCGACATGGCCGGCCTGTGGGAGTTCCCGGGCGGCAAGCGCGAATCCGGGGAGACCTCCGAGCAGGCGCTGGTGCGCGAGCTGCGCGAGGAACTGGGCATCGAGGCCGATGTCGGCGAGTGGCTGATGGACGTGCCGCAGCGTTACCCGGACAAGCACCTGACCCTGGAGGTGCGCCACGTGCGCAGCTGGAAGGGGACCCCGCGCGGACGCGAAGGACAGGCGATCACCTGGGTGGCGCCGGACAAGCTGGGCCGCTATTCGATGCCACCGGCCGATCTGCCGGTAGTGGCCGCCCTGCGCCAGCCCGACCGCTACCTGATCACCCCCGCGCCGGCCGACGATGATGGCGGCGTGCAGCACTGGCACGCGCAGCTGCAGCGCGCGGTAGCGAACGGCCAGCAGCGCATCCAGCTGCGCCTGCCGCCGGGGCATCCACAGCGGCAGGCGATGGTCGAGCAGGCCGTGCGTGCGCATCGCCGCAGCGGCGTGCAATGGCTGCTCAACCGCGATATCGAACTGGCACGCGCACTGGGCGTGGGCGTGCACCTGGGCAGCCAGCAGTTGCTGGAGCTGTCGCAGCGTCCACTCCCCGAAGGACAGCTGGTGGCCGCATCCTGCCACGACCTGCCGCAGCTGCAGGCCGCACAGCAGCTGGGCTGCGACTTCGCCGTGCTCGGCCCGGTGCAGGCCACGGACAGTCATCCGGATGCCGTGCCGCTGGGATGGGACGCCTTCGCCGAGCTGCGTGCGCAGGTGTCACTGCCGATCTACGCCCTGGGTGGCATGGGTCGCGGCCACATCACCGAAGCGCGCCGCCACGGCGGGCAGGGCATCGCGGCCATTCGCGGGTTGTGGCCGGAGTGATGCCAGGGTCGGATCCCCGCAAC
This genomic interval from Stenotrophomonas sp. 57 contains the following:
- the lpxC gene encoding UDP-3-O-acyl-N-acetylglucosamine deacetylase; protein product: MIQQRTLKNTIRATGVGLHSGDKVYMTLRPAPVNHGIVFRRVDLDPVVEVPAKAELVTEVTLCTGLTCNDAKIQTVEHLMSALAGLGVDNIIVELSSAELPIMDGSAGPFVFLLQSAGIVEQDAPKRFIRVLKTVEVTEGDKVARFTPYEGYKLGFTIQFDHPMIPAKQSRQEIEFSTLAYTKEISRARTFGFMRDLEYMRERNLGLGGSMDNAIVLDEFRVLNEDGLRYADEFVRHKILDAIGDLYLAGGQVLGAYEGFKSGHALNNKLVRALMADATAWEWVSFDSPATPDPVEYATPAYA
- a CDS encoding DUF721 domain-containing protein produces the protein MSEPKSSVRPASVPKPALDAVMADKSGNPLRRALWLDALDRQLRPQLPPPLRSRCRLANVDGEHLVFLVESPVWHAKLRLAEAQLLDAARSIGLKATRVTIKTASTTPSRSPAIDNRNGPHAVSAATHKGLRDALACLQDVPSKLKKRS
- a CDS encoding M23 family metallopeptidase, whose protein sequence is MAFKKIVIKTREGQAKSSPITRLRFYFEDRPRALLGSVLGVGCIIGLAGGIGASALNDSRLQAKVERQDAELAKVKRDAQTQVNALAARLGELQAQATRLNALGERLTQMGKLEDGEFDFNETPGLGDGDAGGPTSDIPVKDVNADLQVLEQRFAASGRQLSVMESLMFDHQLQQNAVPSRMPIRNSYVTSGFGTRADPFGRGAATHKGMDFHAKVGDPVMAVAEGVVSFAGVKGGYGNVVDVDHGNGYVTRYAHNSRLVVKVGDLVRAGQEVAKAGSTGRSTGAHVHFEVWENGNVVNPRKFLGDGGNTPVGRVSRG
- the secA gene encoding preprotein translocase subunit SecA; the encoded protein is MINSLLTRVFGSRNERQLRQLNRIVAKINALEPEIEKLSDEQLQAKTPEFKQRIAGGEALDKVLPEAFAVCREAGRRVLGMRHYDVQLIGGMVLHLGKIAEMRTGEGKTLVATLPVYLNALEGKGVHVVTVNDYLARRDAAQMGKLYNWLGLSVGVVYPGMPHSDKREAYAADITYGTNNEFGFDYLRDNMALSKADRYQRSLHYAIVDEVDSILIDEARTPLIISGPADDSPELYIRVNRVVPHLVKQEVEDGEGDFWVDEKGKQVHLSEAGMEHAEQLLVEAGILDGETEGLYAAQNLTVVHHLNAALRAHAIYQRDVDYIVRDGEVVIVDEFTGRTLAGRRWSDGLHQAVEAKEGVPVQRENQTLASITFQNLFRMYKKLSGMTGTADTEAFEFQSIYGLEVVVIPTNRPTIRKDSPDQVFLNRKGKFNAVLADIEECAKRGQPVLVGTTSIETSEMLSEHLRKAGVKHEVLNAKQHDREATIVANAGRPAAVTIATNMAGRGTDIVLGGSLEAEIHELGEGATDEQKAAVKAEWQKRHDAVKAAGGLHIVGTERHESRRIDNQLRGRSGRQGDPGSSRFYLSLEDNLMRIFASDWVQKAMRMMGMKEDDVIEDRLVSRQIEKAQRKVEAHNFDIRKNLLDFDDVNNDQRKVIYAQRDELLDAESVKANVDGIRDDVIFDVVARFVPPNSIDEQWDLRGLEATLESDFGLQMSLTDLVKEHEELDAEAIAAKVQERVNQHFAEKEAGVGEETMRALEKHVMLTVLDQSWKEHLARMDYLRQGIYLRGYAQKQPKQEYKKEAFELFSDMLENVKREVVTLLSRVRIRSDEEVQALEAAERQQVEARLSQSQFRHQDAGSYSADEEAAQVEAERQGVAQLQRDEPKIGRNDPCPCGSGKKYKHCHGQLS
- a CDS encoding Nudix family hydrolase, with amino-acid sequence MPSPTRSIHVVAAVITDARGRVLLNRRTENRDMAGLWEFPGGKRESGETSEQALVRELREELGIEADVGEWLMDVPQRYPDKHLTLEVRHVRSWKGTPRGREGQAITWVAPDKLGRYSMPPADLPVVAALRQPDRYLITPAPADDDGGVQHWHAQLQRAVANGQQRIQLRLPPGHPQRQAMVEQAVRAHRRSGVQWLLNRDIELARALGVGVHLGSQQLLELSQRPLPEGQLVAASCHDLPQLQAAQQLGCDFAVLGPVQATDSHPDAVPLGWDAFAELRAQVSLPIYALGGMGRGHITEARRHGGQGIAAIRGLWPE